A genome region from Flavobacterium sp. includes the following:
- a CDS encoding MoxR family ATPase, with product MSDVTAIHNLVQKRTELKNEIAKIIVGQDAVIDQILLCIFSGGHALLIGVPGLAKTLMINTLSQALGLDFKRIQFTPDLMPSDILGSEILDENRHFKFIKGPIFSNIILADEINRTPPKTQAALLEAMQERSVTIAGQNYKLDLPYFVLATQNPIEQEGTYPLPEAQLDRFMFAIKLEYPTFEEEVKVVKQTTSDNKVEIKPLFTAQEIIDFQHLIRRIPVADNVIEYAVTLVSKTRPDNALTNDFVKNYLDWGAGPRASQNLILAAKAHAAFNGKFSPDIEDVQAVATGILRHRIIKNYKADAEGITEETIIKKLM from the coding sequence ATGTCTGACGTAACAGCAATTCATAATTTAGTTCAGAAACGTACTGAGTTAAAAAACGAAATAGCAAAAATCATTGTAGGGCAGGATGCCGTAATTGATCAAATTTTACTTTGTATATTTTCTGGAGGTCACGCACTTTTAATTGGTGTTCCCGGTTTAGCCAAAACCTTAATGATAAATACATTGTCTCAGGCTTTAGGGTTAGATTTTAAAAGAATTCAGTTTACGCCGGATTTAATGCCTTCGGATATTTTAGGAAGTGAAATTCTGGATGAAAACAGACACTTTAAATTTATAAAAGGGCCAATTTTCTCCAATATTATCTTGGCTGACGAGATTAACAGAACACCGCCAAAAACGCAGGCAGCTTTACTTGAAGCCATGCAGGAACGTTCTGTAACAATTGCAGGACAGAACTATAAACTAGATTTACCTTATTTTGTGCTGGCTACGCAAAACCCAATTGAGCAGGAAGGAACCTATCCTTTGCCGGAAGCGCAGTTAGACCGTTTTATGTTTGCCATTAAATTAGAATATCCAACATTTGAAGAAGAAGTAAAAGTTGTAAAACAAACCACATCTGATAATAAGGTAGAAATTAAACCTTTATTTACAGCTCAGGAAATTATAGATTTTCAGCATTTAATTAGAAGAATTCCTGTGGCAGATAATGTTATAGAATACGCAGTAACTTTGGTAAGTAAAACACGTCCGGATAATGCTTTGACAAATGATTTTGTAAAAAACTATCTGGATTGGGGAGCAGGGCCAAGAGCTTCGCAAAACCTGATTTTGGCAGCTAAAGCTCACGCGGCTTTCAACGGAAAATTTTCTCCGGATATTGAAGATGTACAGGCGGTAGCAACCGGAATTCTGCGTCACAGAATTATTAAAAACTATAAAGCAGATGCAGAAGGAATAACTGAAGAAACAATCATTAAAAAATTGATGTAA
- a CDS encoding bifunctional aconitate hydratase 2/2-methylisocitrate dehydratase, translating into MNTYKDYIQEIEERKGQGLHPKPIDGAELLSEIIAQIKDLSNPYREDSLKFFIYNTLPGTTSAAGEKANFLKEIILGEAVVSEITPAFAFELLSHMKGGPSIKVLLDLALGNDTAIAKEAAKVLKTQVFLYEADTDRLVEAFKNNNEVAKDILESYAKAEFFTKLPEVADEIKVVTFIAGEGDISTDLLSPGNQAHSRSDRELHGQCMITPQAQQEIRELQAQHPDKSVMLIAEKGTMGVGSSRMSGVNNVALWTGKQASPYIPFVNIAPIVGGTNGISPIFLTTVDVTGGIGLDLKNWVKKQDANGNVIRNENDEPVLEQAYSVATGTVLTINIKEKKLYNGDKELIDISKAFTPQKMEFIKAGGSYAIVFGKKLQTFAAKTLGITAPVVFAPSKEISNEGQGLTAVEKIFNRNAVGTTPGKVLHAGSDVRVEVNIVGSQDTTGLMTAQELESMAATVISPIVDGAYQSGCHTASVWDKKAQANIPKLMKFMNDFGLITARDPKGVYHSMTDVIHKVLNDITIDEWAIIIGGDSHTRMSKGVAFGADSGTVALALATGEASMPIPESVKVTFKGDMKGYMDFRDVVHATQAQMLHQFGGENVFQGRIIEVHIGTLTADQAFTFTDWTAEMKAKASICISEDDTLIESLEIAKGRIQIMIDKGMDNDKHVLQGLINKADKRIAEIKSAEKPALTPDANAKYYAEVVVDLDQIAEPMIADPDVNNKDVSKRYTHDTIRPLSFYGGDKKVDLGFIGSCMVHKGDMKILAQMLKNVEAQKGKVEFKAPLVVAPPTYNIVDELKAEGDWEVLQRYSGFEFDDNAPKGAARTEYENMLYLERPGCNLCMGNQEKAAKGDTVMATSTRLFQGRVVEDKEGKKGESLLSSTPVVVLSTILGRTPTIEEYTTAVEGINLTKFAPSNKQLVM; encoded by the coding sequence ATGAATACTTATAAAGATTACATTCAAGAAATTGAAGAAAGAAAAGGTCAGGGACTTCATCCAAAACCAATTGATGGAGCTGAATTATTAAGCGAAATCATTGCACAAATTAAAGATTTAAGCAATCCATACAGAGAGGATTCTCTTAAGTTTTTTATTTACAATACATTACCAGGAACAACAAGTGCAGCTGGTGAAAAAGCTAACTTTTTAAAAGAGATTATTTTAGGTGAAGCTGTAGTAAGCGAAATCACTCCGGCTTTTGCTTTTGAGTTATTATCGCACATGAAAGGCGGGCCGTCTATTAAAGTACTTTTAGATTTAGCTCTTGGAAATGACACCGCTATTGCAAAAGAAGCGGCAAAAGTTTTAAAAACACAAGTTTTCCTTTACGAAGCAGATACAGATCGTTTAGTAGAGGCATTCAAAAATAATAACGAAGTTGCTAAAGATATCCTTGAAAGTTATGCAAAAGCAGAGTTTTTTACAAAACTTCCAGAAGTTGCTGACGAAATTAAGGTTGTTACTTTTATTGCTGGTGAAGGAGATATCTCAACAGATTTACTTTCTCCGGGTAATCAGGCGCACTCGCGTTCAGATCGTGAACTTCACGGGCAGTGTATGATTACACCTCAGGCACAACAAGAAATTAGAGAATTACAAGCACAGCATCCAGATAAAAGTGTAATGTTAATTGCTGAAAAAGGAACAATGGGAGTTGGTTCTTCTAGAATGTCAGGTGTAAACAACGTGGCACTTTGGACAGGAAAACAAGCAAGTCCATATATTCCATTTGTTAACATTGCTCCAATCGTAGGAGGAACAAACGGAATCTCTCCAATTTTCCTAACAACAGTTGACGTTACTGGTGGTATTGGTTTAGACCTTAAAAACTGGGTTAAAAAACAAGACGCTAACGGAAATGTTATTCGTAACGAAAATGATGAGCCAGTTTTAGAGCAAGCTTATTCTGTTGCTACAGGAACTGTACTTACAATCAATATTAAAGAGAAAAAATTATACAATGGCGATAAAGAATTAATCGACATTTCTAAAGCTTTTACTCCTCAAAAAATGGAATTTATCAAAGCGGGTGGTTCATACGCTATCGTTTTTGGTAAAAAATTACAAACATTTGCGGCTAAAACTTTAGGTATTACTGCTCCGGTTGTATTTGCTCCATCAAAAGAAATTTCTAATGAAGGACAAGGACTTACTGCTGTTGAAAAAATCTTCAACAGAAATGCTGTAGGAACTACTCCAGGAAAAGTGTTACACGCAGGATCTGATGTTCGTGTTGAAGTTAACATCGTAGGTTCTCAGGATACTACTGGTCTTATGACTGCTCAGGAATTAGAGTCTATGGCGGCTACAGTAATTTCTCCAATCGTTGACGGTGCTTACCAATCAGGTTGCCACACTGCTTCGGTTTGGGATAAAAAAGCACAGGCAAACATTCCAAAATTGATGAAATTCATGAACGATTTTGGTTTAATTACAGCACGTGACCCAAAAGGTGTTTATCACTCAATGACAGACGTAATCCACAAAGTACTTAATGATATTACTATTGATGAGTGGGCTATCATTATTGGTGGTGACTCTCATACAAGAATGTCAAAAGGGGTAGCTTTTGGTGCTGACTCAGGAACTGTTGCTCTTGCATTGGCGACTGGAGAGGCTTCTATGCCAATTCCAGAATCTGTAAAAGTTACTTTCAAAGGAGATATGAAAGGGTATATGGACTTCCGTGATGTAGTTCATGCTACTCAGGCTCAAATGCTTCATCAATTTGGAGGAGAAAATGTTTTCCAGGGAAGAATTATCGAGGTTCACATCGGAACATTGACTGCAGACCAGGCCTTTACATTTACTGACTGGACTGCAGAGATGAAAGCTAAAGCTTCTATCTGTATTTCTGAAGATGATACTTTAATCGAATCATTGGAAATTGCAAAAGGCAGAATCCAGATCATGATCGATAAAGGTATGGATAACGATAAACACGTTCTTCAAGGATTAATCAATAAAGCTGATAAGAGAATTGCTGAAATTAAATCGGCAGAGAAACCAGCTTTAACTCCAGATGCAAATGCTAAATATTATGCAGAAGTTGTAGTTGATTTGGATCAAATTGCTGAACCAATGATTGCCGATCCAGACGTAAACAATAAAGACGTTTCTAAACGTTATACTCACGATACAATCAGACCTTTATCTTTCTACGGTGGAGATAAAAAAGTAGATCTTGGATTTATTGGTTCTTGTATGGTTCACAAAGGAGACATGAAAATCCTTGCTCAAATGTTGAAAAACGTTGAAGCGCAAAAAGGTAAAGTTGAATTTAAAGCACCTCTTGTAGTAGCGCCGCCAACATATAACATTGTAGATGAGCTAAAAGCAGAAGGTGACTGGGAAGTTTTACAAAGATATTCTGGTTTCGAATTCGACGATAACGCTCCAAAAGGTGCTGCACGTACAGAATACGAAAACATGTTGTACTTAGAGCGTCCGGGATGTAACCTTTGTATGGGTAACCAGGAAAAAGCAGCAAAAGGAGATACAGTAATGGCAACTTCAACACGTCTTTTCCAGGGAAGAGTTGTAGAAGACAAAGAAGGTAAAAAAGGAGAATCATTACTTTCATCTACACCGGTTGTAGTTTTGTCTACAATTTTAGGCAGAACTCCTACTATCGAAGAATATACAACTGCAGTTGAAGGTATTAACTTAACTAAGTTTGCTCCTTCAAACAAGCAATTAGTTATGTAA
- a CDS encoding aconitate hydratase, which produces MAFDIEMIKKVYENMPARVDKARELVGRPLTLTEKILYNHLWDGAPSKVFKRGVDYVDFAPDRVACQDATAQMALLQFMHAGKSKVAVPTTVHCDHLIQAKVDAATDLARAKTQSNEVFDFLSSVSNKYGIGFWKPGAGIIHQVVLENYAFPGGMMIGTDSHTVNAGGLGMVAIGVGGADAVDVMSGMAWELKFPKLIGVKLTGKLSGWTAPKDVILKVAGILTVKGGTGAIVEYFGEGATAMSCTGKGTICNMGAEIGATTSTFGYDASMGRYLRSTNRAEVADAADKIASYLTGDAEVYANPEQYFDQVIEINLSELEPHLNGPFTPDLATPISKMKEEAIKNNWPLQIQVGLIGSCTNSSYEDISRAASLARQVADKNLKTKAEFTITPGSEVVRSTIERDGFIDTFNKIGATVFANACGPCIGMWDREGAEKEERNTIVHSFNRNFSKRADGNPNTLAFVGSPELVTAMAIAGDLGFNPLTDKLINEDGEEVMLDAPTGDELPSKGFYAEDPGFQAPAEDGSGVQVVVNPTSERLQLLAPFDAWDGKNITGAKLLIKAFGKCTTDHISMAGPWLRFRGHLDNISNNMLIGAVNAYNQKTNSVKNQLTGQYDAVPAVARAYKAAGVPSIVVGDHNYGEGSSREHAAMEPRFLGVKAVLVKSFARIHETNLKKQGLLGLTFANEADYDKIQEDDTINFLDLTEFTPGKPLTLEFVHANGTKDIILANHTYNEGQIGWFVAGSALNLIAAGKA; this is translated from the coding sequence ATGGCTTTTGATATCGAAATGATTAAAAAAGTGTACGAAAACATGCCGGCCCGCGTAGATAAAGCTCGCGAGCTTGTTGGTCGTCCGCTTACATTAACAGAGAAAATTTTATACAATCATCTTTGGGATGGAGCTCCATCTAAAGTTTTTAAAAGAGGAGTAGATTATGTAGATTTTGCACCAGACCGTGTAGCGTGTCAGGATGCAACAGCACAAATGGCATTATTGCAGTTTATGCATGCTGGAAAATCTAAAGTAGCAGTTCCTACAACAGTACACTGTGATCACTTAATTCAGGCAAAAGTAGATGCTGCGACCGATTTGGCAAGAGCAAAAACACAAAGTAATGAGGTTTTTGACTTCTTATCTTCAGTTTCAAATAAATACGGAATCGGTTTCTGGAAACCGGGAGCCGGAATTATACACCAGGTAGTATTAGAAAATTACGCTTTTCCTGGCGGAATGATGATTGGTACCGACTCTCATACTGTAAATGCAGGTGGTTTAGGAATGGTAGCAATTGGTGTAGGTGGAGCTGATGCCGTAGACGTAATGTCAGGAATGGCTTGGGAGCTTAAATTTCCTAAACTTATCGGAGTTAAATTAACGGGTAAATTATCAGGATGGACAGCTCCAAAAGACGTAATTCTTAAAGTTGCCGGAATTCTTACTGTAAAAGGAGGAACGGGAGCCATTGTAGAATATTTTGGAGAAGGTGCAACAGCAATGTCTTGTACAGGAAAAGGAACTATCTGTAATATGGGGGCAGAAATTGGAGCTACAACTTCAACTTTTGGTTACGATGCTTCAATGGGGCGTTACCTTCGTTCTACAAACAGAGCTGAGGTTGCCGATGCTGCAGATAAAATTGCTTCATACTTAACAGGAGATGCTGAGGTATATGCAAATCCAGAGCAATATTTTGATCAGGTTATCGAAATTAATTTATCAGAATTAGAGCCTCACTTAAACGGTCCTTTTACACCGGATTTAGCTACGCCGATTTCTAAAATGAAAGAAGAAGCGATTAAAAATAATTGGCCATTACAAATTCAGGTTGGATTAATAGGTTCTTGTACCAACTCTTCTTACGAAGATATTTCTCGTGCAGCTTCTTTGGCAAGACAAGTAGCAGATAAAAACTTAAAAACAAAAGCAGAGTTTACCATTACTCCGGGTTCTGAAGTAGTTCGTTCAACTATTGAAAGAGACGGATTTATTGATACTTTTAATAAAATTGGGGCAACTGTTTTTGCGAATGCCTGCGGACCATGTATTGGTATGTGGGATAGAGAAGGAGCCGAAAAAGAAGAAAGAAATACAATCGTACACTCTTTCAACCGTAACTTCTCAAAACGTGCAGACGGTAACCCAAATACATTAGCTTTTGTTGGTTCTCCAGAATTAGTAACAGCAATGGCAATTGCAGGAGATTTAGGATTTAACCCGTTAACAGATAAATTAATCAATGAAGATGGGGAAGAAGTAATGCTTGATGCGCCAACTGGAGACGAGCTTCCTTCTAAAGGTTTCTATGCAGAAGATCCGGGATTCCAGGCTCCAGCAGAAGACGGTTCAGGTGTTCAGGTTGTGGTAAATCCAACTTCTGAGCGTTTGCAATTGTTGGCTCCGTTTGATGCCTGGGACGGTAAAAATATTACAGGTGCTAAATTGTTAATCAAAGCATTCGGAAAATGTACTACCGACCATATTTCTATGGCTGGGCCATGGTTACGTTTCCGCGGACACTTAGATAATATTTCTAACAATATGTTGATTGGAGCTGTAAATGCTTATAATCAAAAAACAAACTCAGTTAAAAACCAATTAACAGGTCAATACGATGCTGTTCCTGCTGTGGCTCGTGCTTATAAAGCTGCCGGTGTTCCGTCTATTGTTGTGGGAGATCATAACTATGGCGAAGGTTCATCTCGTGAGCATGCTGCTATGGAACCTCGTTTCTTAGGAGTTAAAGCTGTTTTGGTAAAATCATTTGCTCGTATTCACGAAACAAACCTTAAAAAACAAGGTCTTTTAGGTTTGACTTTTGCTAACGAAGCTGATTATGATAAAATTCAGGAAGACGATACAATTAACTTCTTGGATTTAACAGAATTTACTCCGGGTAAACCATTAACATTAGAATTTGTTCACGCAAATGGTACAAAAGATATTATTTTGGCAAACCATACTTATAATGAAGGACAAATTGGATGGTTTGTTGCAGGATCTGCTTTAAACTTAATTGCAGCTGGAAAAGCTTAA
- a CDS encoding LysM peptidoglycan-binding domain-containing protein, with amino-acid sequence MVFRLIIVLFFVSVGAFSQEKFIKHKISKGENLTVIAKKYGVKAKDIQEANPNAPKVLKLNSVLLIPNKNVKKTQDPAQSIADNTTNTSGTHEVSQKETLWGISKKYNVSVEDLKKANPTLENEGLKIGQQIIIPSNNAAVSEKETKSLDTEKQEIIPSTDVEIAVEVLPKETKYAIAKKYGITVKELEKQNPFIKGKLPVGYVLKIRTTKEKADAANAVISNQPQINEGLETQTQIADNTVVKKDSTFVFNGNHSDLIDQLILNATENIGTRYRSGGTTKAGFDCSGLMFCTFGNFDIRLPRSSIEQSRIGTVVTCTEAQKGDLIFFKTNGRRRINHVGMVVENADGEIKFVHSSTHGGVMISSTKEPYYQRAFSQVNRVLQ; translated from the coding sequence ATGGTTTTTAGATTAATTATAGTATTGTTTTTTGTTAGTGTTGGAGCTTTCTCTCAGGAAAAATTTATCAAGCACAAAATCTCAAAAGGAGAAAACCTTACTGTAATTGCTAAAAAATACGGAGTAAAAGCAAAAGATATTCAAGAAGCTAATCCCAATGCTCCAAAAGTTCTAAAACTAAACTCGGTTTTACTTATTCCGAATAAGAATGTAAAAAAGACTCAGGATCCTGCACAATCAATAGCAGATAATACTACTAATACTTCTGGCACCCACGAAGTTTCACAGAAAGAAACACTTTGGGGAATCTCTAAAAAATACAATGTTTCTGTTGAGGACTTAAAAAAAGCAAATCCCACGCTGGAAAATGAAGGTTTGAAAATTGGACAGCAAATTATTATTCCATCTAATAATGCAGCAGTTTCAGAAAAAGAAACTAAAAGTTTAGATACCGAAAAACAGGAAATAATTCCTTCTACAGATGTTGAAATTGCGGTAGAAGTTCTGCCAAAAGAAACAAAATACGCAATCGCAAAAAAATACGGAATTACTGTAAAAGAATTAGAAAAGCAAAATCCGTTTATTAAAGGAAAACTTCCGGTTGGCTATGTTTTAAAAATAAGGACGACCAAGGAAAAGGCAGATGCGGCAAATGCAGTAATTTCCAACCAGCCTCAAATTAACGAAGGCCTGGAAACCCAAACTCAAATCGCAGATAATACGGTAGTTAAAAAAGATTCTACATTTGTTTTTAATGGAAATCATTCAGATCTAATAGATCAGTTGATTTTAAACGCTACAGAAAATATAGGAACCCGTTATCGATCGGGCGGAACTACAAAAGCAGGTTTCGATTGTTCTGGTTTAATGTTTTGTACTTTTGGTAATTTTGATATTAGACTGCCAAGAAGTTCAATCGAACAATCCCGTATAGGTACAGTTGTTACTTGTACAGAAGCACAAAAAGGAGATTTAATCTTCTTTAAAACAAATGGCAGACGCCGTATTAATCACGTAGGGATGGTCGTTGAAAATGCTGATGGAGAAATAAAATTTGTTCACTCTTCAACACATGGCGGCGTTATGATTTCTTCTACAAAAGAGCCGTATTACCAAAGAGCTTTTTCGCAGGTAAATCGTGTTTTACAATAA
- a CDS encoding response regulator, whose product MESKTNILLIEDNLIDQLVTKKLLKKVLDIDEVFVANNGLEGLQWIIKNKKNYSSLIVLLDIQMPIMNGLEFLDIFQTLNEEIKEEIQIYVVSSTLDQDEIQQIRRNEYVKDFLNKPFPIDKLREYVQSNYLL is encoded by the coding sequence ATGGAGTCTAAAACTAACATTTTATTAATCGAAGACAATTTAATTGATCAGCTCGTTACCAAAAAACTGCTGAAAAAGGTTCTTGATATTGACGAAGTTTTTGTAGCCAATAATGGACTTGAAGGCTTGCAATGGATTATTAAAAATAAAAAGAACTACAGCTCATTAATTGTTCTGTTAGATATTCAAATGCCAATAATGAATGGCTTAGAGTTTCTGGATATATTTCAAACTTTAAACGAGGAAATCAAAGAAGAAATTCAGATTTACGTTGTTTCTTCTACTTTAGATCAGGATGAAATTCAGCAAATTAGAAGAAATGAATATGTAAAAGATTTTTTAAACAAACCTTTTCCAATCGATAAACTGAGAGAATATGTTCAAAGTAATTATTTATTGTAA
- a CDS encoding HAMP domain-containing sensor histidine kinase, whose product MRLPNVFILILIVFISCALLICINIFTIKILSANRAYVNGESHYSKGQKDASLHLITYLYNKDPNQYKLYLEELKVPQGDGIARKTLLKAGDNQVARQGFLIGRNHKDDLNDIVWLFVNFKKVSFLAKAIHEWEQGDLLIEKLFIIGTQINAKIQHNTLTTADQKKFLRLISSISAKLTINERNFSNTLGEGTRKIKNLLILTNFIFTLIIILSVCSYYSIMVKRLIVSKKEIEVKNENLILVNHELDRFVYSASHDLRSPITSLKGLIEITQLEDDVDQIRDYLRLMHQSLAKQDQFISDIIDYSKNKRKQIIMEPVSLKEIFNEAISQLMHIENASKITFKQELLVDQIESDGLRLKIIISNLLSNAIKYADNSKQEMFISIKTYILDGFNKIEVSDNGIGINDDCKDYIFEMYFGTNKNKGSGLGLYIVKEAVENIKGNISVFSESNIGSKFVVTIPASYGV is encoded by the coding sequence ATGCGTTTACCAAATGTTTTCATCCTTATTTTAATCGTATTCATTTCCTGTGCATTATTAATATGCATTAATATTTTTACTATAAAAATATTATCAGCAAACAGGGCTTATGTAAACGGCGAGTCACATTATTCAAAAGGACAAAAAGACGCTTCACTTCACCTGATTACTTATCTATACAATAAAGATCCAAATCAATATAAATTATATCTTGAAGAACTTAAGGTTCCGCAAGGTGACGGAATTGCCAGAAAAACATTGTTGAAAGCCGGCGACAATCAAGTGGCGCGGCAGGGCTTTTTAATTGGCCGGAATCACAAAGATGACTTAAATGATATCGTATGGCTATTTGTTAATTTCAAAAAAGTTTCTTTTTTAGCAAAAGCAATCCACGAATGGGAACAGGGAGATCTACTAATAGAAAAGCTTTTTATAATTGGAACTCAAATTAATGCTAAAATTCAGCACAACACATTAACTACAGCTGACCAAAAAAAATTTCTTCGTTTAATTAGCAGCATAAGCGCCAAACTTACCATCAATGAGCGTAATTTTTCTAATACTTTAGGCGAAGGAACCCGGAAAATAAAGAATCTCTTAATCTTAACGAATTTCATTTTTACCCTAATCATCATTTTAAGCGTTTGTTCTTATTATTCAATAATGGTGAAACGATTAATTGTTTCTAAAAAGGAAATTGAAGTTAAAAATGAGAATTTAATACTGGTAAATCACGAACTGGATCGTTTTGTATACAGCGCATCACACGACCTAAGATCGCCTATTACATCTTTAAAAGGATTAATCGAAATCACTCAGCTAGAAGATGATGTAGACCAAATACGAGACTATCTGCGTTTAATGCATCAAAGCCTGGCCAAACAGGATCAATTTATAAGTGACATTATTGATTACTCTAAAAACAAAAGAAAACAGATTATAATGGAACCTGTAAGTTTGAAGGAGATATTTAATGAAGCTATTTCTCAATTAATGCATATTGAAAACGCCAGCAAAATTACTTTCAAACAAGAATTATTGGTTGATCAAATTGAAAGTGACGGTTTGCGTTTAAAAATCATCATCAGCAATTTGCTTTCTAATGCTATTAAATATGCCGACAATAGCAAGCAGGAAATGTTTATTTCAATTAAAACCTATATTCTTGATGGCTTTAATAAAATTGAAGTTTCTGATAATGGAATCGGAATTAATGACGACTGCAAGGATTATATTTTCGAAATGTATTTTGGAACTAACAAAAACAAAGGTTCCGGACTTGGTCTATATATCGTGAAGGAAGCTGTTGAAAATATAAAGGGAAATATTTCTGTATTTTCTGAAAGTAATATTGGAAGTAAATTTGTTGTAACAATCCCTGCTTCATATGGAGTCTAA
- a CDS encoding amino acid permease, with translation MQENEQEHFKRELGLLDGTMLVVGSMIGSGIFIVSADIARQVGSAGWLTLIWLISGLITIIAAVSYGELSSMFPKAGGQYVYLKEAYNKLIAFLYGWSFFAVIQTGTIAAVGVAFSKFAAYLYEPLSDENILYELGSFKLNAAQLVSIFTIILLTFINSRGVKNGKILQTVLTIIKILSLFGLIIFGLTLAAKASVWDTNWADAWTTRNYNTESGSWLPISGTALITGISAAMVGSLFSSDAWNGVTFIAGEIKNPQRNVGLSLFLGTFIVTIIYVLTNIMYLAVIPLDEIATAKSDRVAVVAAQYIFGNIGTLIIAIMIMISTFACNNGLIMAGARVYYTMAKDGLFFKKAAVLNESSVPAWALWAQCIWASALCLTGKYGDLLDFVIIIVLIFYILTIYGIFILRKKMPDAERPYKAFGYPFLPMLYIVTATAICVSLLITKFSTCGWGVLIMLTGIPVYYLTKPKED, from the coding sequence ATGCAAGAAAACGAACAAGAACATTTTAAACGAGAACTCGGATTATTAGATGGAACCATGCTGGTGGTTGGTTCTATGATTGGATCCGGGATTTTTATTGTAAGTGCTGATATCGCAAGACAAGTAGGCTCCGCCGGATGGCTGACATTAATCTGGCTAATTTCGGGCTTAATAACAATTATTGCCGCCGTAAGTTATGGCGAATTAAGCTCAATGTTTCCAAAAGCGGGAGGACAATATGTGTATCTCAAAGAAGCTTACAATAAATTAATTGCTTTTTTGTATGGCTGGAGTTTTTTTGCCGTAATTCAAACCGGAACAATCGCTGCTGTTGGAGTAGCATTCTCAAAGTTTGCTGCCTATCTTTATGAGCCATTAAGTGATGAAAATATACTTTATGAATTAGGCTCTTTCAAGCTCAATGCAGCGCAATTAGTATCAATTTTCACGATAATTTTACTGACTTTTATTAACAGTAGAGGTGTTAAAAACGGAAAAATTCTTCAAACTGTTCTTACTATTATCAAAATCTTATCATTGTTTGGTTTAATCATTTTTGGATTAACACTTGCAGCAAAAGCTTCGGTTTGGGATACTAACTGGGCCGATGCATGGACGACACGTAATTATAATACTGAAAGTGGATCTTGGCTGCCAATAAGCGGAACGGCTTTGATTACCGGAATTTCAGCAGCAATGGTAGGATCGTTATTTTCAAGTGATGCCTGGAATGGAGTAACTTTTATTGCCGGAGAAATTAAAAATCCACAGCGAAATGTTGGTTTGAGCTTATTTCTTGGAACTTTTATAGTAACGATTATTTATGTTTTAACCAATATTATGTATTTGGCTGTAATTCCATTAGACGAAATTGCAACAGCTAAATCAGATCGTGTTGCGGTTGTAGCAGCGCAATATATTTTCGGAAACATCGGAACATTGATTATTGCTATTATGATTATGATTTCGACTTTTGCCTGCAACAACGGATTAATCATGGCGGGTGCGAGAGTGTATTATACGATGGCAAAAGACGGTTTGTTCTTTAAGAAAGCTGCCGTTTTAAACGAATCAAGCGTTCCTGCGTGGGCACTTTGGGCACAGTGTATTTGGGCTTCGGCTTTGTGTCTAACAGGTAAATATGGAGATTTATTAGATTTTGTAATCATTATCGTTTTGATTTTTTACATTTTGACAATCTACGGAATCTTCATTTTGCGTAAAAAAATGCCGGATGCCGAAAGGCCTTATAAAGCATTCGGATATCCGTTTTTACCTATGCTTTACATTGTTACAGCAACAGCAATTTGTGTTTCTTTATTAATTACAAAATTTTCTACTTGCGGCTGGGGAGTTTTAATTATGCTGACAGGAATTCCGGTTTATTATTTAACAAAACCAAAAGAAGACTAA
- a CDS encoding DUF1810 domain-containing protein: protein MAYSNNDLARFLDAQNKLYLTALSEIGKGKKETHWMWFIFPQIKGLGTSDTANLYAINDLKEASDYLEHPILGKHLIEISELLLTFKMKSADGIFGDLDARKLRSCMTLFSLTENANPIFQEVLDAFFSGESDPLTISIINSTIESSLEPAIV, encoded by the coding sequence ATGGCTTATTCAAACAATGATTTAGCGCGCTTCTTAGATGCGCAGAACAAACTTTATCTTACCGCTCTTTCTGAAATCGGAAAAGGGAAAAAAGAGACGCATTGGATGTGGTTTATTTTTCCGCAAATTAAAGGATTGGGTACAAGTGATACAGCAAATTTGTATGCCATTAACGATTTAAAAGAAGCTTCAGATTATTTAGAACATCCAATTTTAGGAAAACATTTAATCGAAATTTCAGAATTGCTGTTAACCTTTAAAATGAAATCTGCAGATGGGATTTTTGGCGATTTAGATGCCCGAAAATTACGTTCTTGTATGACTTTGTTTTCTTTAACTGAAAATGCAAACCCGATATTTCAGGAAGTTCTGGATGCTTTTTTCTCCGGAGAATCAGATCCGCTTACGATATCAATTATTAATTCAACTATAGAATCATCTCTAGAGCCTGCAATTGTATAA